One part of the Vanessa cardui chromosome 2, ilVanCard2.1, whole genome shotgun sequence genome encodes these proteins:
- the LOC124540664 gene encoding 4'-phosphopantetheine phosphatase isoform X1, whose product MMEHFGLSHILYEPDKYSPDTLDLLADEEAREYWLNTCEKLVEKYVNFALSNTEDPTVEIRALKFKTCYVEALKELRINPLAHGQLTIRLLLDVNETCLRSQGFFDLWKQQKLYENEAALTSLAGRLAEIDGLADDRQRWTELCRGVLAGNMFDWGAQAVTSILNCGLYEALQKIQKRPWLYDGLEKWIDKLEKTVHHCAAIFVDNSGVDIVLGILPFVRGLLLRGTSVILCANEWPALNDVTNVELEEVLQRASLICPILAAAMATGDLVVRSSGQRGPCLDLRTISVGLSSEMKMRGVDLIILEGMGRALHTNLNARLAVDSLKLAVVKNAWLAQRLGGPLFSVIFIYEDKPSETN is encoded by the exons ATGATGGAACATTTTGGCTTATCTCATATTCTATACGAGCCAGATAAATATAGTCCAGATACTTTGGACCTATTAGCCGACGAAGAAGCGAGGGAATATTGGCTTAACACCTGTGAAAAGCTCGTGGAAAAATACGTTAATTTCGCTCTATCAAATACAGAAGATCCCACAGTTGAAATAAGAGCTTTAAAATTTAAGACTTGTTATGTAGAGGCATTAAAAGAGCTTAGAATTAATCCACT tgcaCATGGGCAATTGACTATTCGATTGCTTCTTGACGTCAACGAAACATGCCTTCGTTCTCAGGGTTTTTTTGACTTATGGAAACAACAAAAGCTGTATGAAAATGAAGCTGCTTTAACAAGCCTTGCTGGAAGGTTAGCAGAAATTGATGGTTTGGCTGATGACCGGCAAAGGTGGACTGAATTATGCAGAGGTGTTCTTGCTG GCAATATGTTTGATTGGGGTGCACAAGCTGttacttcaattttaaattgtggACTTTATGAAGCTTTGCAAAAGATACAAAAAAGGCCATGGTTATATGATGGCTTAGAGAAATGGATAGATAAATTAGAG AAAACAGTTCACCACTGTGCTGCTATTTTTGTAGACAACAGTGGTGTAGACATTGTGCTTGGTATATTACCATTTGTAAGAGGTTTACTGTTGAGGGGTACATCAGTTATTTTGTGTGCTAATGAATGGCCCGCTTTAAATGATGTTACTAATGTTGAACTGGAGGAAGTACTTCAACGTGCATCATTAATCTGCCCAATCCTTGCTGCTGCAATGGCTACAGGAGATTTAGTAGTTAGATCTAGTGGACAAAGAGGCCCTTGTCTTGATCTTAGAACTATCAGTGTAG GACTTTCCTCTGAAATGAAGATGCGAGGagtagatttaattattttagaaggTATGGGAAGAGCCCTACATACAAACTTAAATGCTCGTCTTGCTGTGGACTCCCTCAAGTTAGCTGTCGTTAAAAATGCATGGCTAGCACAGCGTCTAGGTGGTCCACtattttcagttatttttatCTATGAGGACAAGCCTTCagaaacaaattaa
- the LOC124540664 gene encoding 4'-phosphopantetheine phosphatase isoform X2 produces MMEHFGLSHILYEPDKYSPDTLDLLADEEAREYWLNTCEKLVEKYVNFALSNTEDPTVEIRALKFKTCYVEALKELRINPLAHGQLTIRLLLDVNETCLRSQGFFDLWKQQKLYENEAALTSLAGRLAEIDGLADDRQRWTELCRGVLAGNMFDWGAQAVTSILNCGLYEALQKIQKRPWLYDGLEKWIDKLEKTVHHCAAIFVDNSGVDIVLGILPFVRGLLLRGTSVILCANEWPALNDVTNVELEEVLQRASLICPILAAAMATGDLVVRSSGQRGPCLDLRTISDFPLK; encoded by the exons ATGATGGAACATTTTGGCTTATCTCATATTCTATACGAGCCAGATAAATATAGTCCAGATACTTTGGACCTATTAGCCGACGAAGAAGCGAGGGAATATTGGCTTAACACCTGTGAAAAGCTCGTGGAAAAATACGTTAATTTCGCTCTATCAAATACAGAAGATCCCACAGTTGAAATAAGAGCTTTAAAATTTAAGACTTGTTATGTAGAGGCATTAAAAGAGCTTAGAATTAATCCACT tgcaCATGGGCAATTGACTATTCGATTGCTTCTTGACGTCAACGAAACATGCCTTCGTTCTCAGGGTTTTTTTGACTTATGGAAACAACAAAAGCTGTATGAAAATGAAGCTGCTTTAACAAGCCTTGCTGGAAGGTTAGCAGAAATTGATGGTTTGGCTGATGACCGGCAAAGGTGGACTGAATTATGCAGAGGTGTTCTTGCTG GCAATATGTTTGATTGGGGTGCACAAGCTGttacttcaattttaaattgtggACTTTATGAAGCTTTGCAAAAGATACAAAAAAGGCCATGGTTATATGATGGCTTAGAGAAATGGATAGATAAATTAGAG AAAACAGTTCACCACTGTGCTGCTATTTTTGTAGACAACAGTGGTGTAGACATTGTGCTTGGTATATTACCATTTGTAAGAGGTTTACTGTTGAGGGGTACATCAGTTATTTTGTGTGCTAATGAATGGCCCGCTTTAAATGATGTTACTAATGTTGAACTGGAGGAAGTACTTCAACGTGCATCATTAATCTGCCCAATCCTTGCTGCTGCAATGGCTACAGGAGATTTAGTAGTTAGATCTAGTGGACAAAGAGGCCCTTGTCTTGATCTTAGAACTATCAGT GACTTTCCTCTGAAATGA